In the genome of Luteitalea pratensis, the window GCTCGCGGCGACCTGGAGACGGCGCGACTCGAGGCGACGCGCCTGCAGCAGCACAGCGCGACGGTGCCGATGCCTGCGCGTGCGCAAGCCTTCCAGGGAGCGATGACCCGCATGGCGACGCAGGCCTCAGCGGCGACCACACTGCTGGAAGCGGCGCGGATCACGGCCGCAATCCTCGGCACGTGCGGCCAGTGCCACCGTGCGATGCAGGTGCGGGCGATGCCCCCCCTGAACACGGACATCAAGGTGGGCGGGATCGTCGGGCACATGCTGCTGCACCAGCACGGTTCCGACGCGCTCGTCGAAGGCCTGGTTGCACCGTCCGACTCAGCTTGGACTGAAGGGGTGAAGACGTTCGCAACGCAGAAGCTCGATTCCGCCGATGCACCGCGCAAGTTCCGCAAGGAGTTGGCCGCCGCTGAGGCGCAGCTGGCGGAGTTGGCGGGGCAGGCGGCCCAGGCACAGGGCAGCCGCGATCGTGAGGTCGTCTACGGCAAGGTGCTGGCGACCTGCGGCGCGTGCCACGGCATGGTGTCGCATTCCGCGGGGCCCGATCGTCATTGAGTCTCACGCGGCGCACGGCCATGGCTGGCCGGCACGCCGTGCACCTGCTGCGCGGTGGTCGGCCGAAGGTGCGCGTGCGCGATTCCGTGAGCCTGGATCACCGAGGTGGGAACGCTCGGGCGGCGGCAATGGAAGGAGGCCCGTCTCACCAGGTTGGTCGCGAGTGGCGCTTGCAGGCGAGCACCATTTGACACCATCGTGCTGATCTCGGACGCAGAAGTCCCGCGTCTTTGCCCGCGTCCTGCTCGACCTGTGACTCACGGCTGGAGTCGCGTCGCGGTGGCGTTGCTGCCGGCGGCCCAGTGGAGCGTGCAACGCGGCGACCCGCGCCCACGCGTCGGTCGGCGTCGCGGTGCGCTGAGTGATTGCCGCGAGGACGGCGAGCGCTATCCATGCGCGCATCATCTGCTGGCACATCTTTCGAGACGAACGGCGAGCCCGGAGCGGCCTCGACTCCTGTCCGCTGCGGCAGCGTGCGCCGTTCTAGTCAGGGTCGACGCTGATCGCTGCAGGTCCTGGATATGCTGGGGCAGCCGGTCGGACGCGATCATCCACCTGCCGCAGTTCCCTCCTGCATCACGGCGGCAACGGCGGACAGGGCCACCCGCCAGGCCTCGCGGGTGGGTTTGTCGAAATCAGGACCGAGCGCCTGCGCAAATGCCCAGAGCAGCGCCGTGATCAACCTGTCGTAGTCGGCCGGACCGACTCCGTAATCGGCATGGCGTCGTCCGAGCTGAAGCAGACGGGGCCGCAGCGACTCGAGGTTGTCGAGCGAGCTTGCGACCGCGTCGAGCGTGTCCATCAACTTGCGGCCTTGGACAGCGAGATCGTTGTGGAACAAGCGGCGGGCGGAGGGGTCCAGCTCGAAGAGCTTGCCATAGAGCAGCAGCGTCACGGGAACGGCGTCGACGGTGAGTCGATCGAGGCTCTGCCTGACCAGGTCGCGCTGGGTGCGTGTGATCATCACCTTGTCGGGCGAAATCCGATGCGTCATTCGATCACCGCGCCTTCAATTTGGGCGAGCGCTGCCTCGATCTCGCGCATCTCGCGCCGATCGGGCGCCTCGACCGAGGTGCCGGGCTGAGCCTTCTGCCACCCCTGGGCAGCCTCGCGCAGCCAGCGGAGGGCGTTCTGGCGGTCCCCGGGTTCACCCACCTGGCTGCGCATCAATGCCGCATAGGTCAAGCCCATCGCCGACACGCCCCGCTGGCCGGCTCGCAGCATCCGCGCGTCGGCCGACGAACTGTCTCCCGCATCAAGCGCGCATACAGCGAACGCCAGCGCGTCGGCGCGCCGGCCCCTGGCGACGGCGTTCAGCGCGAGCCGCTGGTTGGCCCGTATGAACATCACGAGCAGGGTGGCGTCCCCGTGTGCCAGGGACGGTTCGGCAATCGCTGCCGAATTCAGATAGGCGAGGTGGGCATTGTCGACCTCGCCTGCGGCAGTCAATGTGTTCCCGACATCGAGGTGCGCGATCGCCCGATCCGTCCGGAGTGTCATGTCATGCGGGCTACGCCGGCCGAGCTCGTCGAGCATGCGGAGCCTTTCGCGTTGAACCGCAAGCTTCTGCGTGCAGTCGTTGCCATCCATCGCGGTGTCGACGCGGTTCAGGGCGTTGCTGTAGTCGGCGGCCGCGCGTCTATCCGAGCGGTCCAGCTCATACAATCGTCTTGCGACGTCCGCGGCTTGCCCGTATGCCCGAAGCGCTTGACGCCGTTGGCCGAGCTTCTGAATGCCGGGCTTACCGAGCACGTCGCCGATCTGCCCGTATGCCAGCATCAGCGCTCGCTCCATGCCGGCATCCCGCGGCTCGGCGGCAGTGAACCTCTCCGGCATCGCTGCGGCATCGTGAAAATGGGCGTGCCCAGGTCTCAGGTGTGCACGGCGCTTCTCGCTCGCACCGATGCTGGCAGGCATGTTGGCCACCCCGCTCAGCACGACCGGCGTCGACCAGCCAGCACCAGCGGCTTCGAAGTACAGCCGCAGCGACTCGGCGGCGGCTGCGCACGCCCCGCGAACGTCACCAAGGTGTCGTTTCGCGTTGCTGGAATCCATGTATCCGTCAGCGAGCGCGAGCCGCAACTCGCGATTGTTCGCGACGGCCGGTATCGACACTCGTGCAATCGCGCGGTCGATCGCCTGCAGCGCCTCGTGACCGTCGAGCACGAGCGTGGACGCGAGCGAGCGGATGTGCCCGACTCGCGCATCGGCACGTCGCGCCTCGTACAGGGCCACGGCGGCGGCTGCCATCACACTGCCCCCCACGGCCGCGGCTGCCGCCACTGCACCTCGATGACGGCGCACGAAGGTGTAGGCACGATAGGCAAGCGTCTGCGGCCTGGCCGTGACCGGCTCGTGCAGCAGGTGCCGTCGAACGTCGTCTGCAAGCTGTGCGGCTGAGTCGTACCGCCGTCCAGGCGAGGCGTCGAGAGCCCGCGACACAATGTTGTCCAGGTCGCCGGTCAGCTGGCGTGCGAGTCGCGGCTCGTCGACTGCCGCGCTCGGCCGCACAATCGGTGTCTCGAGAGCTCGCTGGATCGCCAGCGCGGTCAGGTTCTCGAATCGCCGCGGACCCGTTCCAGTGAGTAATTCGTAGAGCACTGCGCCGAGCGAGTAGATGTCCGAAGAAGGCGTCGCGGCCTCCCCCCGAATCTGCTCGGGACTGGCATAACGCGGCGTCAACAACGCCGCGACCGTGTCAGTGGCGGCATTGCCAGCTTCGACGAGCAGCTTGCAGATGCCGAAGTCGAGCAGCTTGGGCACCCCTCGGGTGTCGACCAGGATGTTGCCTGGCTTCAGGTCGCGGTGGACGATGAAGTTGCGGTGCGCGTAATCGACCGCGGAGCAGACCGCCAGAAAGAGGCGCAGGCGGGTCTCGACTGCCAGCGCGTGCTGCGCGGCATACCTCGTGATCCATGGACCGTCGATGTATTCCATCACGATGTACGGGAGACCATCGTCGGTCGTCCCGCCATCGAGCAGGCGGCTGATGTTCGGGTGCTGGAGCCGGGCCAGTGTCTGCCGCTCGCGGCGGAAGCGGGCGAGGATGAACTCGGTGTCCATCCCTGGCCGTACGAGTTTGATCGCGACCCTCGCCCGGTACTCGTCGTCGTCGCGTTCGGCGAGAAACACCGTGCCCATACCGCCGCGGCCAAGCTCGCGCATCAGTCGATACGGACCGACCCGAGTCGGTGCGCTGACGCCTGTGCTCGTCTGCTGGAACGATTCGAGTGCGGCATCGATTCGCTTCTGGACGAACCCGCCAGGAACTGCTTGATGACTTGCCAGCAGCGACCGCACCTCCCGCCGAACCTCGTCGTCTGTTTGCGCGAGGCGATCGATCAAGATGGTTCGCTCGTTGACCGGCGCCGTCAGTGCCAGCTCGAAGAGCTCGCCGACAGCCAGCCATCGCTCCGGAGTCATGACTCACCGCGCGACAGCTCGCGATGGAGCCAGGCCTCGGCCAGGCGCTGGTCGCGGCCGATCGTTCCGACCGAGACGTTCAGCGCCCGCGCCGTTTCCTCAACACTCAATCCCCCGAAAAAGCGCAGCTCGATGACCCTGGATTTGCGCGCATCCACTGCTGCCAGTGCGCTGAGGGCGTCGTCGAGCGCCACGATGTCGTCCGACTTCATCGGCACGAGAGCGACCACGCCGTCAAGCGCCAACGTCACCTGTCCGCCGCCGCGCTTCTGACTGCGGTGACGGCGTGCGTGGTCGACGAGGATCTGGCGCATCAGGTGTGCGGCGACGCCATAGAAATGCGAGCGGGATTCCCAGTCGGGCATGGCCTGCGCCACCAGGCGCAGGTACGCCTCGTGCACGAGCGCCGTCGGTTGCAGGGTGATGGCCGCATGCTCGTCGCGCAAGTAGTGCGCGGCGAGGCGGCGGAGCTCCTCGTAGACGATGGGGATCAGCCGATCGGCCGCCGCCGGCTCGCCGTTGGTGAGATCGAGCAACAGCCTCGTAACCTCGGCCGCGGGGTCCATCCGTCGCTCCTCGTCAGGGTCGCTCGGGAGCGAAGTCTAGCACGGCCGGTGCGGCACGTTTCGTCGCCCGTTTGTCCCTGCCGGAGTGGCGCGATTGGCCACGTGATCGATCCGGGCACGTTCCTGCGCCCGTAGACACAGAGCTGCCCACGCCGGGCGGTTGGCACCCTCGGAATGTTCGAGGGGTCTGTCACGTTCGAACCAGGGAAATGTCATGAACAGCCATTTTTTCAAAGCCATCCTGATCGGGTCGATCATCCACGTCGTGGCGGTACCAGTCCGCGGCGAAACGGCCTGGAGCCGTGTATCGCCGCCGGGAGCAGGCTTCTCCGTCGAGGCACCGGGGACTGCACAACCGGATGCTGATTCCGGTCAATACACGTACAGCTCCGGCTTCTGGTCGTTATCGGTCAAGTTGCTGGCCGTGCATCCAGGGACGCGGGCGCTCGTCGAGCGCCGCGATCGCAAGGCGTTGGTCAGGTGTCTGGAGTCGATGAGGGACACCATGGCCGGCGCCGTCACCGCAGAGTGGAGTGGCTCCTCGTCGGGTGACATCGACGGCTACCCGTCACTCCGCTTCTCGATCAAGACGGCGGAGATCGAAGGGGAGGACCTTCTCGTCCTGACCGGCGAGCACCTCTACCTGGTCATGACCGTGGGCCCGAGGGGAACACGCAAGGACGACGCGAAGCGCTTCCTCCGAAGCTTTCGTCTCCTTGCCACCGATGGTCTACCCGTCAGCGATTCGCGCGCTGCCGACGCGGCGTCGACCAATCCGGTCGCAACGACGCTGGCCGGGCCCATGTTCACAGCGACGCGCCTGATCATCGAAGAGAGGACCAACCGGCGAATCGAAGGGTTGCTGCAAGCCGCGCCGCCGGCAGCGCGGCTTGGCACCCGGTGGAACCCGTCGACCCAGGCATGGCAGGACGCGCCCACATCGATCACCGGTCGTATTGCCCAACTCGTCGATGCGTACGGGAAGTCCGGCAATGTCGTCCGTGCACTCGAATCGGAACTCGAACAGCTCACGCCGGAATCCCGGGCCGCACTCGCGGCCTCGTTGCACGGACCCGCCGGTCCGGCCATTGTCAGGCAGTTGGCCCGATCTCAGTTCGTCTTGATGATGATGACCGACGATCCGGATGGACCGCGGGCTGGCGAGCCTGCCTGGCGCGAGAAGCTCAAGGCGCTGCAGACGCTGTTCGATCAGCGCATCGGCTCGGCATTGCCCAGCGCGGACGGCAGTGACCGGACCGCTGTGGACGCGTTCTTTTCGGACTCGTCCGCCGATGCACTCAGGCTCTGTTCCGTGGTCATCGGACGAGCGACGCGTGAACTCGAAGATGCCATCAATCTGATGATGTTCGATAACGGCGACGCAATCGGCCGCGAAATCGAAACCGTCATCGCCGGCGTGAAGTGACGCTGCCCCGGAGACTCGCCATGACATGCACACACCGGATGCGGCAGTCGTTTCACATCGCGACAGTTTGTCTCTGCCTGCTGAGCGGCGCGGTCGTCAACGCTGCCAGTGGCCAGCCCGAGCAGGCAGTCCGTGACTTCATACGCGCACTGGCGCTGCACGACGTTCACGCGTTTTCGCGCGCTGTTCGATCCGACCCGCGTGCGAGGCGTTTCATCAATCCGCAACCGTTGACGCCGGAAGGACAAGTGGAGGCCGTGCGACGGCTCGAGACGCTGCAAGTCCATCGCCGCGATGACGTCCTGCTCCGCGGCAGGCCGATCGCCGCGGATGGCCAGGGCGACTACCCGGTCGGCAGCGTCGGTCACTTCATCGCAGCTGGCAGCGGCGGGCCTGCGGTCGTGACCGTCGTGCGCGAGCCAGAGGGCTGGAAGGTCGACCTGCGATGGTGGCTGGCCATGCTCGACATGGCGGCCGGTCGAACTCCCGCGGCGAACTCGCCGGAAAATGCGATCCGCGGATTGACCCTGGCGCTCATTGCGCTCGATCGTGAGGGGGCGTTGCGCTTCGCGGTGTCTGGCGCGGAGATCAGTGAATTGTTCGACGGCGCCCCGCCAGTGCGTGAGCCGTCTGGAGTGCTGGAAGCCGCTGCCATGGAGATGCCACTGGTCGAGGTCGGCTCTGGAGAGTTCTACCCGATGCCATCCGGCCGGGTTGTCGAGGGCTCTACGGCTGCAGATCGGAAGGTCATCGTCGGCCAGTTCGGACCTGTCGACATGCCGTTCGTGCTTCGCTACGTCGGCGGCGTCTGGCGCGTCGAGCCAGAGCCCTACTTCGCTCTGATCAATCGTTAGCGTCCAGACCGGCGGCGTACGTGATCAGCTGCCCCAGATGTGAGTGATCTGTTCTTACGAGTTGGTTCTCGATCAGGACCCAGCTGCTATCGAGCGTGTTGCGGCACAGGATATCGGCGCGGAAGGGACCGACATTCTCCTCCTGGGCCGCCACCTCGAGTTCCAGGCCAATGGCCATTTCACCCCGACCTACAGCTCGTGGCTGAACCAGGTCGAGCTGTGGTTCAGCACGATCGCGCGCGACCTGCTCGCCCGCGGCATCTTCACGTCGACCACCGACCTCGCGCGCACGATCCGGCGGTACATCGACCGCTACCACCGCGCAGCGAGGCCGGTGCGCTGGACGTATCGCGACCTTACCCGGCGCATCGCGTGATACTTCACTTTCAGCTGATACAGTCCACCTAGGGATACTTCATTGCCACTGCTTGTGGTGGTTCCTGGTGTAGTATCCGCGTGTCCGGCCCAGGTTAATCGGAAATCCCTGCTCAGACGTCCCGCGCCGGGGTTGTCGTGGCGCGGCCCGCCGCGCTCATCCCGAAAGCATGCAATTGAATTCATTGGATTCGAGCCTTTCGACGATCGCGCTCAACCAGATGCCGACGACCTCGCGCCGACGGGGCCTGGATCGTT includes:
- a CDS encoding globin domain-containing protein, which codes for MTHRISPDKVMITRTQRDLVRQSLDRLTVDAVPVTLLLYGKLFELDPSARRLFHNDLAVQGRKLMDTLDAVASSLDNLESLRPRLLQLGRRHADYGVGPADYDRLITALLWAFAQALGPDFDKPTREAWRVALSAVAAVMQEGTAAGG
- a CDS encoding serine/threonine-protein kinase — translated: MTPERWLAVGELFELALTAPVNERTILIDRLAQTDDEVRREVRSLLASHQAVPGGFVQKRIDAALESFQQTSTGVSAPTRVGPYRLMRELGRGGMGTVFLAERDDDEYRARVAIKLVRPGMDTEFILARFRRERQTLARLQHPNISRLLDGGTTDDGLPYIVMEYIDGPWITRYAAQHALAVETRLRLFLAVCSAVDYAHRNFIVHRDLKPGNILVDTRGVPKLLDFGICKLLVEAGNAATDTVAALLTPRYASPEQIRGEAATPSSDIYSLGAVLYELLTGTGPRRFENLTALAIQRALETPIVRPSAAVDEPRLARQLTGDLDNIVSRALDASPGRRYDSAAQLADDVRRHLLHEPVTARPQTLAYRAYTFVRRHRGAVAAAAAVGGSVMAAAAVALYEARRADARVGHIRSLASTLVLDGHEALQAIDRAIARVSIPAVANNRELRLALADGYMDSSNAKRHLGDVRGACAAAAESLRLYFEAAGAGWSTPVVLSGVANMPASIGASEKRRAHLRPGHAHFHDAAAMPERFTAAEPRDAGMERALMLAYGQIGDVLGKPGIQKLGQRRQALRAYGQAADVARRLYELDRSDRRAAADYSNALNRVDTAMDGNDCTQKLAVQRERLRMLDELGRRSPHDMTLRTDRAIAHLDVGNTLTAAGEVDNAHLAYLNSAAIAEPSLAHGDATLLVMFIRANQRLALNAVARGRRADALAFAVCALDAGDSSSADARMLRAGQRGVSAMGLTYAALMRSQVGEPGDRQNALRWLREAAQGWQKAQPGTSVEAPDRREMREIEAALAQIEGAVIE
- a CDS encoding sigma-70 family RNA polymerase sigma factor; protein product: MDPAAEVTRLLLDLTNGEPAAADRLIPIVYEELRRLAAHYLRDEHAAITLQPTALVHEAYLRLVAQAMPDWESRSHFYGVAAHLMRQILVDHARRHRSQKRGGGQVTLALDGVVALVPMKSDDIVALDDALSALAAVDARKSRVIELRFFGGLSVEETARALNVSVGTIGRDQRLAEAWLHRELSRGES